A window from Musa acuminata AAA Group cultivar baxijiao chromosome BXJ3-10, Cavendish_Baxijiao_AAA, whole genome shotgun sequence encodes these proteins:
- the LOC135650524 gene encoding uncharacterized protein LOC135650524 — protein MFSVQQRLFCLLSCNKSNIHLSSYQLCSLFSFSTAKEHSSNHRSNFTLVDPLESCELSSKEAAKTADDSICEKKLSSSSPSIEFFKQSGWSDAQVMKLMQREPRFLRANVETILKPRMRSLQEMGFSDTEIIRLVSSCPTLLRLSDIQPRINFWRSLLGSNERFLKACKRNMFVLTSSLARNIEPSISLLREHGISDERIAHMVVTMPGGFGRIDKLKEVIKYIDELGVPRDSGVYTKALNVVITVSRSRFDAMSVTLMSFGWSQPDIIALIGKCTSIWTLSKKNICDKMTFLMKEAGCELTYIIGHPVLLTYSLEKRLRPRYDVMNFLDQNKLLDRGHNLASVVTLPEEKFRNKFLFLLGKEKFIAQYESYVVAVQGKNDVVVEN, from the coding sequence ATGTTTTCGGTCCAGCAGAGGCTCTTTTGCCTTCTCTCTTGTAACAAGTCCAACATCCATCTTTCCTCCTATCAACTCTGCAGTCTGTTTAGCTTTTCCACTGCCAAAGAGCACAGTTCAAATCATAGATCCAACTTCACATTGGTCGACCCCCTTGAGTCATGTGAACTTTCCTCAAAAGAGGCTGCAAAAACGGCTGATGATAGCATCTGTGAAAAAAAACTTTCAAGTTCAAGTCCTTCcattgagttctttaagcagaGTGGTTGGAGTGATGCACAAGTCATGAAGCTTATGCAGAGGGAACCCAGGTTTCTACGTGCTAACGTAGAGACTATCCTAaagcccaggatgagatctttgcaggaGATGGGATTTTCTGACACTGAAATAATTCGGCTGGTTTCATCATGTCCTACTCTGCTCCGTTTAAGTGATATCCAACCAAGGATCAACTTCTGGAGATCACTACTTGGTTCTAATGAGAGGTTTCTGAAAGCCTGCAAGAGGAACATGTTTGTTCTTACTTCTAGCTTGGCTCGGAATATAGAACCCAGTATATCTCTCTTGAGGGAACATGGCATCAGTGATGAGCGGATCGCGCATATGGTGGTGACAATGCCGGGCGGTTTTGGTAGAATAGACAAATTAAAGGAAGTTATCAAATATATTGATGAATTGGGTGTCCCACGAGACTCTGGAGTATACACTAAAGCACTTAATGTGGTCATTACCGTGAGCAGGTCCAGGTTTGATGCTATGTCGGTAACTCTGATGAGCTTTGGGTGGTCCCAGCCTGACATCATTGCTTTAATCGGGAAGTGCACCTCCATTTGGACACTCTCAAAGAAGAACATATGTGACAAGATGACATTCCTGATGAAGGAAGCTGGTTGTGAGCTGACATATATCATTGGCCATCCCGTGCTTCTTACATAtagcttggagaagaggttgaGACCTCGATATGATGTTATGAATTTTCTTGATCAGAATAAATTGCTGGATAGAGGGCATAACCTGGCATCTGTCGTGACGCTACCTGAAGAGAAGTTCAGAAACAAATTCCTTTTCCTGCTAGGCAAGGAGAAATTTATTGCTCAATATGAGTCCTATGTTGTTGCTGTGCAGGGAAAGAACGACGTTGTTGTGGAAAACTAG
- the LOC135650480 gene encoding uncharacterized protein LOC135650480, translating to MFLVQKRLFCLLSCNKSTIHLSSYQLCSLFSFSTAKEHSSNHRSNFTLVDPLESCELPSKEAAKRAKDRICEKELSSSSPSIEFFKQSGWSNAQVMKLMQREPRFLCAKAETVLKPRMRSLQDMGFSDTEIVQLVSSSPNVLLLRDIQPRINFWRSLLGSNERLIKASRRNMFLLTSSLARKIEPNISLLRECGISEQCITQMVVRLPSLFCRTEKCIKEVIKHVEELGVSRDCKMFPHALLAVMALSRSRFDATFATLMSFGWSLPDWIAAFRRHPSIWSYSKKNLCDKMTFLMKEAGCELTYIIGHPVLLTLSLEKRLRPRYEVMNFLDENKLLDKGHNLLYVAKLSEEKFRNKFLFLLRKEKFIAQYDSYVVAVQGKHHVVAEN from the coding sequence ATGTTTTtggtgcagaagaggctctttTGCCTTCTCTCATGTAACAAGTCCACCATCCATCTTTCCTCCTATCAACTCTGCAGTCTGTTTAGCTTTTCCACTGCCAAAGAGCACAGTTCAAATCATAGATCCAACTTTACATTGGTCGACCCCCTTGAGTCATGTGAACTTCCCTCAAAAGAGGCTGCAAAAAGGGCCAAGGATCGCATCTGTGAAAAAGAACTTTCGAGTTCAAGTCCTTCcattgagttctttaagcagaGCGGTTGGAGTAATGCACAAGTCATGAAGCTTATGCAGAGGGAACCCAGGTTTTTGTGTGCTAAGGCAGAGACTGTCCTgaagcccaggatgagatctttgcaggacatgggattttctgacACTGAAATAGTTCAGCTGGTTTCATCAAGTCCGAATGTGCTCCTTCTACGTGACATCCAACCGAGGATCAACTTCTGGAGGTCACTTCTTGGTTCTAATGAGAGGTTAATTAAAGCCAGCAGGAGGAACATGTTTCTGCTTACTTCTAGCTTGGCTCGAAAGATTGAGCCCAATATATCTCTCTTGAGGGAATGTGGCATCAGTGAGCAATGCATCACGCAGATGGTGGTGAGACTACCGAGTTTATTTTGTAGAACAGAAAAATGTATCAAGGAAGTTATCAAACATGTTGAGGAGTTGGGTGTGTCACGTGACTGTAAAATGTTCCCTCATGCACTATTAGCAGTCATGGCCCTGAGCAGGTCCAGGTTTGATGCTACCTTTGCAACCCTGATGAGCTTTGGGTGGTCCCTACCAGATTGGATCGCTGCATTCAGGAGGCATCCATCCATTTGGAGTTACTCAAAGAAGAACTTATGTGATAAGATGACATTCCTGATGAAGGAAGCTGGTTGTGAGCTGACATATATCATTGGCCATCCCGTGCTTCTTACATTAagcttggagaagaggttgaGACCTCGATATGAAGTTATGAATTTTCTTGATGAGAATAAATTGCTGGATAAAGGACATAACCTGCTATATGTCGCGAAGCTATCTGAAGAGAAGTTCAGAAACAAATTCCTTTTCCTGCTACGCAAGGAGAAATTTATTGCTCAATACGATTCCTATGTTGTTGCTGTGCAGGGAAAGCACCACGTCGTTGCGGAAAACTAG
- the LOC135651476 gene encoding pollen-specific leucine-rich repeat extensin-like protein 1 translates to MGRACELNRVRPRRPPDQGCVELKSIQFGSLLPRLRRFPWRKAGPALASSSVELLSLRRFTRRTVHAAASSPSANGDSARYLYLSPPPPPWPSHNPFSSLLLPLPPFGAALPLPRHHPPPPSSLFHPVSAAPRPSLPLSSQARPLPRHHPSPPSSLFPLPPNFSSFFFLDTILALPSRSSSLLPLPPVHRSPSTPRLVATPFAGPFFLFPSSSLLPDHSPVFFLLLTPPFCICDCSGSLTSDCEFYQSQMFNVLKMRACHVREFTLGK, encoded by the exons ATGGGCCGGGCGTGCGAGTTGAACCGGGTGCGGCCCAGGCGCCCGCCTGATCAAGGTTGCGTCGAGCTCAAGTCAATTCAATTTGGAtctctg CTACCGCGACTGCGGCGTTTTCCTTGGCGAAAGGCGGGACCAGCGTTGGCATCTTCCTCCGTCGAGCTCTTATCACTGCGGCGTTTTACTCGGCGAACGGTGCATGCTGCGGCTTCCTCTCCGTCGGCGAACGGTGACAGCGCCCGGTATCTCTATCttagtcctcctcctcctccttggccgTCGCAcaatcccttctcctccctcctcctccctcttcccccttTCGGCGCAGCTCTCCCGcttccccgacaccatcctcctcctccctcctccctctttcACCCGGTCAGCGCAGCCCCCCGCCCCTCTCTCCCGCTTTCGTCGCAAGCTCGCCCCCTTCCCCGGCACcatccttctcctccttcctccctcttccctcttccccccAATTTTTCTTCGTTTTTCTTCCTCGACACCATCCTCGCCCTCCCTTCtcgttcctcctccctcctccctcttccccctgTTCATCGCAGTCCCTCGACCCCTCGCCTCGTCGCAACCCCCTTCGCAggccccttcttcctcttcccctcCTCGTCGCTGCTCCCAGACCACAGccccgtcttcttcctcctcctcactcCTCCTTTCTGTATTTGTGACTGCT CTGGTTCACTGACCTCAGATTGTGAGTTTTATCAGTCTCAGATGTTCAATGTTCTGAAAATGCGTGCATGTCATGTACGAGAATTTACTTTGGGGAAATAG
- the LOC135650481 gene encoding uncharacterized protein LOC135650481 — translation MFLVQKRLFCLLSCNKSSIHLSSYQFCSLFSNHRSEFMLVEPLESCEPSSKEAAKMAKDRICEKKLPISSPSIEFFKQSGWSDAQVTKLIKRAPNLLNANVETALKPRMRRLQDMGFSDSEIVQLVSSCPCVLILRDIEPRINFWRSRLGSNERLLKACKKNMFILSFSLARNIEPSISLLREHGISDERIAHMVLTVPGCFCGIDKLKEVIKYTEELGIPRDSGLYTYALHVVMSRKRSSFDATSATLMSFGCSQPDIVAVFRKCPYVWTFSKKTICDKMTFLMKEVGFELKSIIRCPVILTCSLEKRLRPRYEVLNFLKRNKLLDEGHNLLSVIQLTEEKFIKKYLFQHKEKFTSLYDSYLAAVQGKPYVVT, via the coding sequence ATGTTTTtggtgcagaagaggctctttTGCCTTCTCTCATGTAACAAGTCCTCCATCCATCTTTCCTCCTATCAATTCTGCAGTCTGTTTTCAAATCATAGATCCGAATTTATGTTGGTCGAACCCCTTGAGTCATGTGAACCTTCCTCAAAAGAGGCTGCAAAAATGGCCAAGGATCGCATCTGTGAAAAAAAACTTCCAATTTCAAGTCCTTCcattgagttctttaagcagaGCGGTTGGAGTGATGCACAAGTCACGAAGCTTATCAAGAGGGCACCCAATTTGCTGAATGCTAATGTAGAGACTGCCCTGAAGCCCAGGATGAGACGTTtgcaggacatgggattttctgacTCTGAAATAGTTCAGCTAGTTTCATCATGTCCGTGTGTGCTCATTTTACGTGACATCGAACCGAGGATCAACTTCTGGAGGTCACGATTAGGTTCGAATGAGAGGCTTCTGAAAGCCTGCAAGAAGAACATGTTTATTCTTAGTTTTAGCTTGGCTCGGAATATAGAACCCAGTATCTCTCTCTTGAGGGAACATGGCATCAGTGACGAGCGTATTGCGCATATGGTGTTGACAGTGCCTGGCTGTTTTTGTGGAATAGACAAATTAAAGGAGGTTATCAAATATACTGAGGAATTGGGTATCCCACGTGACTCTGGACTATATACGTATGCACTTCATGTAGTCATGAGCAGGAAGAGATCTAGTTTTGATGCTACCAGTGCGACTCTGATGAGCTTTGGGTGTTCCCAGCCTGACATTGTTGCTGTATTCAGGAAGTGCCCATACGTTTGGACATTCTCGAAGAAGACCATATGTGACAAGATGACTTTCCTGATGAAGGAAGTTGGTTTTGAGCTGAAATCTATCATTCGCTGTCCCGTGATTCTTACTTGTAGCTTGGAGAAGAGGCTGAGACCTCGATATGAGGTTTTGAATTTTCTTAAGCGGAATAAATTGCTGGATGAAGGACATAATCTGCTATCCGTCATACAACTAACCGAGGAGAAGTTCATTAAGAAATATCTTTTCCAGCACAAGGAGAAATTTACTTCTCTCTATGATTCCTATCTTGCTGCTGTGCAGGGAAAGCCATATGTTGTTACTTGA
- the LOC135585795 gene encoding uncharacterized protein LOC135585795: MFLVQKRLFCLLSCNKSTVHVSYYQLCSLFSFSTAEEHSSNHGSNFTLVDPLESCELSSKEAAKRAKDRICEKELSCSSPSIEFFKQSGWSDPLVMKLLQRKPRLLRANVETILKPRMRSLQDMGFSDTEIVQLVSSCPVLLYSRDIQPRINFWRSLLGSNERLIEASRSNMFLLSSSLARMIEPNIYLLRECGISEQCISRMLVTLPRFFCRRNKCINESIKHVEELGVSRDCKMFPQALLTVMSLSRSRFDATFATLRSFGWSQPDSLAAFRRHPGIWNFSKKNLSDKMTFLMEEAGCELTYVVCRPVLLTLSLEKRLRPRYEVMKFLNQNKLLDKGYNLLSVMLLSEEKFRNKFLFLLRKEKFIAQYDSYVVAVQGKHYVVAEN, encoded by the coding sequence ATGTTTTtggtgcagaagaggctctttTGCCTTCTCTCGTGTAACAAGTCCACCGTCCATGTTTCCTACTATCAACTCTGCAGTCTGTTTAGCTTTTCCACTGCCGAAGAGCACAGTTCAAATCATGGATCCAACTTTACGTTGGTCGACCCCCTTGAGTCATGTGAACTTTCCTCAAAAGAGGCTGCAAAAAGGGCCAAGGATCGCATctgtgaaaaagaactttcatgttCAAGTCCTTCCATTGAGTTCTTCAAGCAGAGCGGTTGGAGTGATCCACTAGTCATGAAGCTTTTGCAGAGGAAACCCAGGCTTCTACGTGCTAACGTAGAGACTATCCTgaagcccaggatgagatctttgcaggacatgggattttctgacACTGAAATAGTTCAGCTGGTTTCATCATGTCCGGTTCTGCTCTATTCACGTGATATCCAACCAAGGATCAACTTCTGGAGGTCACTTCTTGGTTCTAATGAGAGGTTAATTGAAGCCAGCAGGAGTAACATGTTTCTCCTTTCTTCTAGCTTGGCTCGAATGATTGAGCCCAATATATATCTCTTGAGGGAATGTGGCATCAGTGAGCAATGCATCTCGCGGATGTTGGTGACACTACCGAGGTTTTTTTGTCGAAGGAACAAATGTATCAATGAATCTATCAAACATGTTGAGGAGTTGGGTGTGTCACGTGACTGTAAAATGTTCCCTCAGGCACTTTTAACAGTCATGTCCCTGAGCAGGTCCAGGTTTGATGCTACCTTTGCAACCCTGAGGAGCTTTGGGTGGTCCCAACCAGACAGCCTTGCTGCATTCAGGAGGCATCCAGGCATTTGGAATTTCTCAAAGAAGAACTTATCTGACAAGATGACATTCCTTATGGAGGAAGCTGGTTGTGAGCTGACATATGTCGTTTGCCGTCCCGTGCTTCTTACTTTAagcttggagaagaggttgaGACCTCGATATGAAGTTATGAAATTTCTTAATCAGAATAAATTGCTGGATAAAGGATATAACCTGCTATCTGTCATGCTGCTTTCTGAGGAGAAGTTCAGAAACAAATTCCTTTTCCTGCTACGCAAGGAGAAATTTATTGCTCAATATGATTCCTATGTTGTTGCTGTGCAGGGAAAGCACTACGTTGTTGCTGAAAACTAG